The DNA window GCGTCGATGTGCTCGGCGAACTCGGCCGCCTCGGCGCTCTGCGCGGCCAGCGCGTCCTTGACCGCCCGGATGGCCACGCCGGCCGGGTAGCCCTTGCGAGCCAGCATGCCGACCAGGCGGCGGAACACCGCGTCGGGCTCACCCCGGGTCGCGCGCAGCTTCCGGTCCACCAGGGCGCGGGCGGTCTCCGCCTCGGTCTCCTCGTCCAGCTCGTCGAGGGCCTCGCTGGCCACCTCACCGTCGACGCCGCGCTGGCGCAGCTCGTTGGCGAGCGCCCGGCGGGCCAGCCCGCGGCCGTTGTGCCGGCTGCTCACCCAGGCGCGGGCGAAGGCGGCGTCGTCGACGATGCCGACCTCGTCGTAGCGGTCGAGGACCTGGTCGGCGACCTCCTCGGAGATGCCCCGCTTCGCCAGGGCGCCGGCCAGCTCGGCACGGGTGCGCGGCCGGACCGCGAGCTGCCGCAGGCAGATCTCCCGGGCCACTTCGGCCTCGTCGCGGGGCGGCGTGGGGGTCGCCTCGGCATCGGGCTCCTCGGCCCGGCCCCGGCGGCCGCGGCGCGGCCGGGGTGGAGTGGTGGCGTCACCCGTGCGGGGCGGGCTGGCATCCCAGCCCCGCCCCGTACGGGCGCGTCGTCCTGCCACGGGTCAGCCGGGGATCAGAAGTCGACCGGCGGCAGCTCCGGGCCGCCGGCGGCATCGCCCGCGCCGGTGCCGACGCCGAGCTTCTCCAGGATCTTCTTCTCGATCTCGGCCGCCACGTCCGGGTTCTCCCGGAGGAACTCGCGGGCCTTCTCCTTGCCCTGGCCGAGCTGGTCGCCGTCGTACGTGTACCAGGCGCCGGACTTGCGGATGATCGCCTGCTCCACGCCGACGTCGATCAGCGAGCCCTCGCGGGAGATGCCCTTGCCGTACATGATGTCGAACTCGGCCTGCTTGAACGGCGCGGCGACCTTGTTCTTCACGACCTTGACGCGGGTGCGGTTGCCGACCACGTCGGTGCCGTCCTTGAGGCTCTCGATGCGGCGCACGTCGAGCCGGACCGAGGCGTAGAACTTCAGCGCGCGACCACCGGTCGTGGTCTCCGGGCTGCCGAACATCACGCCGATCTTCTCGCGGAGCTGGTTGATGAAGATCGCCGTGGTGCCGGTGTTGTTGAGCACACCGGTGATCTTCCGCAGCGCCTGGCTCATCAGCCGGGCCTGCAGACCCACGTGGCTGTCGCCCATCTCGCCCTCGATCTCGGCGCGCGGCACCAGGGCCGCGACCGAGTCGATCACGATGATGTCGATCGCGCCGGAGCGGACCAGCATGTCGGCGATCTCCAGCGCCTGCTCGCCGGTGTCCGGCTGGGAGACCAGCAGGGCGTCGGTGTCGACGCCGAGGGCCTTCGCGTATTCCGGGTCGAGCGCGTGCTCGGCGTCGATGAAGGCGGCGATGCCGCCGGCCCGCTGCGCGTTGGCCACCGCGTGCAGGGCCACCGTGGTCTTACCGCTGGACTCGGGACCGTAGATCTCGACGACCCGGCCGCGGGGCAGACCGCCCACGCCGAGCGCCACGTCGAGCGCGATGGAGCTGGTCGGAATGACCGCCGTCTGGACGACAGGCCGCTCCCCCAGGCGCATCACCGAACCCTTGCCGAACTGCTTGTCGATCTGAGCGAGAGCAAGGTCGAGTGCCTTCTCCCGGTCGGGCCCTGCCGCCATCGTTGCCACCCCTGCCTTCGCCGGCGTCTTTCCTGAGCTTCGCGTCACGCGGACACGCTAGGCGCTGGGTCCGACAGAAAACCAGCCGACGGGCCGCGAGCTGTGGACGAGCACCCCGCTGTGGACAATAGCCGAACAGGTGTACGACTCGACAAGCGACACGCGGAACCGGCGAAAAGGCTGCTCAGCGTAGTCGCGCGGGTACCCGGTCGGGATACGCGGCGACGACCGCGCGCCACACCACGTGCGTCTCCATCCCCGCCGCCAGGGCCTGCTCGATGGTCCGCCCGCCGAGCTGGGACAGCACCTGGTCGCTGGCGATGCTGGCCGCGTAGCCCGGCCCGAACGCCTCCGCCAGTCGCGTCCAGAAGTCGGTCAGCCGCACGTGTCACTCCTCCTTGTCGGGCAGGTCGTCCGAAGGGCGCCGGAGCTCGTCCGGCGCCTCGACCGGCGCCGGACGCAACGCTAGCGCCACCAGCGGCACCACCGCGATCGCCGCCAGCAGGGTCAGCGTCGGATAACCCACGGCCCGCATGACAAACCCGCTCGCCGCCGCCGCGCCCGCCCCGGCCAGCCCCATGACCAGGTCGGACAGGCCCTGCACGCCGGGCCGGTCGGCGGTGGGCACCGACTCCGACAGCAGGGTCGAGCCGGCCACCATGGTGCCCGACCAGCCCAGCCCGAGCAGGGCCAGACCCACCGAGAGCAGCGGGGTGTGGTGCCCGGCGGTGCCGGCGACCGCGCAGGCGGCCAGCAGCAGGGCCACCCCGCCGAGGATCACCGGGCGCCGGCCCAGCCGGTCGGTGAGCCAGCCGACCAGCGGGGAGAGCGCGTACATGCCGGCGATGTGCAGGCTGAGCACGATGCCGACCACCCGGAGCACGTCGGCGTCGGAGTGCGACTCGCCGAGGCGTACCGGGGTCATCGACATCACGGCGACCATCACGAGGTGGCCCACGGCCACGGCGGCGATGCCGAGGCGGGCGGCGGGCCGGCCGCGTACCGTGCGCCACGCCCCGACCATGCCCGCGCGGCGCCGGGCGGTCCCACCCGGCGCCGGGACCGGGTCGGCCGGGGTCTCGGCCGCCGCCAGCCGGCGGGCGGTGAGCAGCGGGTCCGGCCGGAGCAGGACGGCCAGTACGACGGCGGCCAGCACGAACGCGGCGGCGCTGAAGGCGAACGGGCCGGCCAGCGCCGGCAGGCCCCAGCCGCGGGTGGTGGCGTCGGCGAGCGCGGCGAAGTTCGGCGCGGCCACCGCACCGATGGTGGTGGCCCAGACGACCAGCGAGAGCTGGCGCCCCCGGCGGGCCGGCTCGGCCAGGTCCACGGCCGTGTAGCGGGCCTGGAGGTTGGCCGCGGTCCCGCCGCCGAAGAGCAGCATGCCGAGGAAGAGCAGCGGCACCACGTGCACCACGGTGGAGACCACCACGAGCACGCCCCCGACCGCCCCGACCAGGTACGCGGTGACCAGCCCCGGCCGGCGCCCCCGGGCCGCCATGATCCGGGTGACCGGCACGGCGAGCAGCGCGGCGCCGACCACCCCGGCGCTCTGCGCCACCCCGGCCAGGGCGGTGCCGGCGACCCGGGCGGCGAGCAGCGCGCCGACCGAGATGCCGATGGTGACGCCGATGCCGCCGATGATCTGGGTGAGGAAGAGCAGCCGGACGGTGCGCCGCTGGATCGGGGCGACGTCGAGCCGGCTCGGTGCCGGCGCGGTCAGGTCGGTGGCCATGGCGGATGCTCCTGGGGGTAAGGGGTGACCATCCTCCCGCACCCGACCCGGTCGGGGGCACCCGGTTTCGCTACAGGCCGAGCCCCCGGCCGATGATCTCCTTCATGATCTCGGTGGTGCCGCCGTAGATGGTCTGCACCCGGCTGTCCAGCCAGGCCTTCGCCACCGGGTACTCCAGCATGAAGCCGTAGCCGCCGTGCAGCTGCACGCAGCGGTCGGCCACCCGGTTCTGCAGCTCGGTGGTCCACCACTTGGCCTTCGCCGCGTCGGTCACCGAGAGCCGGCCGGCGTTGTACTCGGCCACGCAGTGGTTGACGAACGTCCGCGCGATGGTGACCTCGGTGTCCAGCTCGGCCAGGAGGAACCGGTTGTGCTGGAACCGCCCGATCGGCCGGCCGAACGCCTCCCGGGAGCGGGCGTAGTCGAGGGTGAGCGCGAGCAGCTTCTCCGCGGCGGCCACCGCGGCGACCGCGATGCTGAGCCGCTCCCGGGGCAGGTTGGCCATCAGGTGGTAGAAGCCGTGGTTCTCGGTGCCGACCAGGTTCTCCGCCGGCACCCGGCAGTCGTCGAAGAACAGCTCGGCCGTGTCGTTGGCCTTCAGGCCGACCTTGGCCAGCCGCCGGCCCCGGGTGAAGCCGGGCGTGCCGGTCTCCACCACGATCAGGCTCACCCCGTGCGCGCCCTGGTCGGGGGCGGTCTTGGCGACCACCACCACGAGGTCGGCCAGCTCGCCGTTGGTGATGAACGTCTTCTGCCCGTTGAGCACCCAGCTGTCGCCGTCGCGGACCGCGCTCGTGCGGATGCCGGCCAGGTCGCTGCCCGCACCCGGCTCGCTCATCGCGATGGCGGTGACCAGGTCGCCGGAGCAGAAGCCCGGGAGCCAGCGCTTGCGCTGGTCGTCGGTGGTCAGCTCGGTCAGGTACGGGGCCACCACGTCGTTGTGCAGCCCGAAGCCCAGGCCGCTGCAGCCGGCCGCGACGATCTCCTCGTCGAGCACCGCGTTGAACCGGAAGTCGCGCTGCCCGCCGCCGCCGTGCTCGGGGTCCACGTCCATGCCGAGCAGCCCGGCCGCGCCCGCCCGGCGCCACACCTCCCGGTCGACGATCCCGTCGGCCTCCCAGCGCTCGTGGTGCGGGACGGCCTCGCGGGCGAGGAACTGCCGGCACAGGTCCCGGAACTCCTGGTGGACGGGCTCGTAGAGATGCTGCTCCATGGCGGCCAGTCTGGCACCGCCCGCCCCCGCTGCCCAGAGGTGATCCGCGGTCAACCCCACCAGGTGGCGTCGGTGACCGGGACGAAGCCGAGCGAGGCGTAGAGCGGGCGGCCGGCGCGGGCCGCGGTGAGCGTCATCGGCACGTCGCCGAGCCGGCCGAGGACGCCGCGCAGCAGGGCCCGCCCCACGCCCCGGGAGCGGTGCTCCGGCAGGCTGGTCATCCAGTAGAGGCCGACACCCTCCTCCCGGACGGTCAGGCAGGCGCCGGCGGGCGCGCCGTCCCGGTGGACCAGGAAGAACCGCACCTCGGGGCGGGCCAGGAGGGCGGCCGGGAACGCCTCGCCGGGGCGGCGCGGCCGGAAGTGGTCCAGGGGGAAGCCGCGCACCACCACGTCCTCGGCGGTGTCGAGCTGGTCGGGGCGCTCGACCGGGGTCACCGGCAGGGACGGGTC is part of the Micromonospora halotolerans genome and encodes:
- a CDS encoding acyl-CoA dehydrogenase family protein, whose protein sequence is MEQHLYEPVHQEFRDLCRQFLAREAVPHHERWEADGIVDREVWRRAGAAGLLGMDVDPEHGGGGQRDFRFNAVLDEEIVAAGCSGLGFGLHNDVVAPYLTELTTDDQRKRWLPGFCSGDLVTAIAMSEPGAGSDLAGIRTSAVRDGDSWVLNGQKTFITNGELADLVVVVAKTAPDQGAHGVSLIVVETGTPGFTRGRRLAKVGLKANDTAELFFDDCRVPAENLVGTENHGFYHLMANLPRERLSIAVAAVAAAEKLLALTLDYARSREAFGRPIGRFQHNRFLLAELDTEVTIARTFVNHCVAEYNAGRLSVTDAAKAKWWTTELQNRVADRCVQLHGGYGFMLEYPVAKAWLDSRVQTIYGGTTEIMKEIIGRGLGL
- the recA gene encoding recombinase RecA produces the protein MAAGPDREKALDLALAQIDKQFGKGSVMRLGERPVVQTAVIPTSSIALDVALGVGGLPRGRVVEIYGPESSGKTTVALHAVANAQRAGGIAAFIDAEHALDPEYAKALGVDTDALLVSQPDTGEQALEIADMLVRSGAIDIIVIDSVAALVPRAEIEGEMGDSHVGLQARLMSQALRKITGVLNNTGTTAIFINQLREKIGVMFGSPETTTGGRALKFYASVRLDVRRIESLKDGTDVVGNRTRVKVVKNKVAAPFKQAEFDIMYGKGISREGSLIDVGVEQAIIRKSGAWYTYDGDQLGQGKEKAREFLRENPDVAAEIEKKILEKLGVGTGAGDAAGGPELPPVDF
- a CDS encoding regulatory protein RecX — encoded protein: MAGRRARTGRGWDASPPRTGDATTPPRPRRGRRGRAEEPDAEATPTPPRDEAEVAREICLRQLAVRPRTRAELAGALAKRGISEEVADQVLDRYDEVGIVDDAAFARAWVSSRHNGRGLARRALANELRQRGVDGEVASEALDELDEETEAETARALVDRKLRATRGEPDAVFRRLVGMLARKGYPAGVAIRAVKDALAAQSAEAAEFAEHIDADALADAEHDLDPASRPLD
- a CDS encoding MFS transporter, which encodes MATDLTAPAPSRLDVAPIQRRTVRLLFLTQIIGGIGVTIGISVGALLAARVAGTALAGVAQSAGVVGAALLAVPVTRIMAARGRRPGLVTAYLVGAVGGVLVVVSTVVHVVPLLFLGMLLFGGGTAANLQARYTAVDLAEPARRGRQLSLVVWATTIGAVAAPNFAALADATTRGWGLPALAGPFAFSAAAFVLAAVVLAVLLRPDPLLTARRLAAAETPADPVPAPGGTARRRAGMVGAWRTVRGRPAARLGIAAVAVGHLVMVAVMSMTPVRLGESHSDADVLRVVGIVLSLHIAGMYALSPLVGWLTDRLGRRPVILGGVALLLAACAVAGTAGHHTPLLSVGLALLGLGWSGTMVAGSTLLSESVPTADRPGVQGLSDLVMGLAGAGAAAASGFVMRAVGYPTLTLLAAIAVVPLVALALRPAPVEAPDELRRPSDDLPDKEE
- a CDS encoding DUF3046 domain-containing protein, translated to MRLTDFWTRLAEAFGPGYAASIASDQVLSQLGGRTIEQALAAGMETHVVWRAVVAAYPDRVPARLR
- a CDS encoding GNAT family N-acetyltransferase; protein product: MTATTADLDLSVRNAAALWTALADARGHTLLHRPGFLAVIGDHRAGLRILLRDPDPAPDDRAALADLVRRRTGPVTVEDQYASVDLTDLGLSPRSMPVMVRRPAALPDPSLPVTPVERPDQLDTAEDVVVRGFPLDHFRPRRPGEAFPAALLARPEVRFFLVHRDGAPAGACLTVREEGVGLYWMTSLPEHRSRGVGRALLRGVLGRLGDVPMTLTAARAGRPLYASLGFVPVTDATWWG